The Francisella hispaniensis FSC454 genome includes the window GATAATGCTTGTCTATTTCGAAAATTATGTATAACCTGTGGAACAAATTGAATAGAATAAAGCAAAAAAGAAGTATTAAGTGCTATCTGTCCAAAAAAATGAGTATTAATAGCATAGCTCCAGCTTCTGATAAGTTGATTTAATAATATCATGTATTAGTTTTTTAACAACTATTGTAAGTTTCCGATTGAATTTTTGTTATTAAACAAATATAGATATTTGCCATAACCACTTTTTTGCATATCTTGTTTAGGAATAAATTTAAGAGCTGCTGAATTCATACAGTATCTTTTCCCGCTAGGCTGAGGACCATCATCAAAAACATGACCTAAGTGCGAATTAGCATATCTTGAGAGAACTTCTGTGCGAGTCATAAACCAGCTATGATCAGTTTTTGTTTTTATAAATGAGTCATCAATAGGTTTAGTAAAACTTGGCCAACCTGTACCAGAGTCGTACTTATCAGTAGAACTAAAAAGTGGTTCTCCAGAGACAACATCGACATAAATGCCTTGTTTATGATTATTCCAATATTTATTGTTAAATGCTCGTTCAGTTCCACCTTCTTGAGTCACATAATATTGTAGTCTAGTTAGTTTAGCTAGTGCTTGTGTTTTATCAAAATTTTGCCAGTTTTGTGTATCAGCTAAAGCGATAATTGGTATAAAAATTAATATGAGAATAGTTTTTTTCATCGATTCTAATCCTTAAAATGAATATGAACAATATTTTAACATTCTAGATTTAATTTTTAGATGATATACAGCTGTTTAATCATATTTTAATATAGATAATATTTTTAAATATTTGTATGATTAGAAGGTCTATGACCTAAAATTTGGAGGTGCAAAATGACTAACTTTTATAAACTATCCTGTGTAAGCATGCTTTCACTTGTATTGGCAGACTGTACATTCTTGGCAGCAAATAAGTCTTATGATCGTACGCATGATGGTGAGTTAATTGTACATATGAAAGATGTCAATACTCATAAAGAGGTTGGAACAATCACAATATCACCATATATTCATGACGGTAGTCAAGAAGGGATGTTGATTACACCACACTTATATAATTTACCTGCTAATACTACTCATGGCATGCATATTCATATTAATCCTAGTTGTGAAGATAATGGTATGGCAGCAGGAGGGCATTGGGATCCAGATAATACCCAAAAGCACCTTGGACCATACAATGATAAAGGTCATAAGGGAGATTTGCCTGTATTAGTTGTTAATGCAGATGGGACAGCAACTGAGCCTGTTGTGGCACCAAGACTTGATTCTCTAGAAGAATTGGTTGGTCATAGTTTGATGCTTCATGCAGGAGGCGATAATTACTCTGATAAGCCACAACCTCTAGGCGGTGGTGGCACTAGGATGTGGTGTGGAATCATAACAGACTAAACTATGAATTACGAATTAGTAGCACGCTTGGGTTTTTTCTTATTGATACTCTTTATAGTATCATTGTGGGAGCTACTTGCACCAATGCGTGAGCAGAAAATCTCTAAGCAAACTCGATGGATTAATAATTTACTTCTCGTCTTTTTAAATACCTTGTTATTAAGGTTGATATTTCCTACTGCGGCTGTTGGTGTTGCAGTATTTTGTCAGTATTATAATCTTGGTTTGCTAAATGTAGTAGCTATACCAATGTGGTTGAAGATACTAATAGCTTTTCTAGCTCTAGATTTTACAATATATCTTCAGCATGTGCTATTTCACTACTTACCATTGTTATGGAGATTTCATAAGGTTCATCATATTGATTTAGATTATGATGTGACTACGGGTCTGCGTTTTCATCCAGTCGAGATAGTTTTATCAATGTTGATAAAATTTATGGCAGTATTTCTTGTTGGGGCTCCAGTATTAGCGGTTATAATTTTTGAGATTGTTCTAAATTGTACTTCATTGTTTAACCATGGCAATATTCGTTTGCCACGCTACTTTGATAAGTTTTTGAGATTGTTTATGGTTACACCAGATACACATAGAGTTCATCACTCAACTATTCTAAAAGAAACAAACTCTAACTTTGGTTTTAATCTAATATGGTGGGATAAGCTTATGGGAACTTATCTTGCACAGCCAAAGAAAGGTCATATTGATATGGACATCGG containing:
- the msrB gene encoding peptide-methionine (R)-S-oxide reductase MsrB; this translates as MKKTILILIFIPIIALADTQNWQNFDKTQALAKLTRLQYYVTQEGGTERAFNNKYWNNHKQGIYVDVVSGEPLFSSTDKYDSGTGWPSFTKPIDDSFIKTKTDHSWFMTRTEVLSRYANSHLGHVFDDGPQPSGKRYCMNSAALKFIPKQDMQKSGYGKYLYLFNNKNSIGNLQ
- a CDS encoding superoxide dismutase family protein — translated: MTNFYKLSCVSMLSLVLADCTFLAANKSYDRTHDGELIVHMKDVNTHKEVGTITISPYIHDGSQEGMLITPHLYNLPANTTHGMHIHINPSCEDNGMAAGGHWDPDNTQKHLGPYNDKGHKGDLPVLVVNADGTATEPVVAPRLDSLEELVGHSLMLHAGGDNYSDKPQPLGGGGTRMWCGIITD
- a CDS encoding sterol desaturase family protein, with protein sequence MNYELVARLGFFLLILFIVSLWELLAPMREQKISKQTRWINNLLLVFLNTLLLRLIFPTAAVGVAVFCQYYNLGLLNVVAIPMWLKILIAFLALDFTIYLQHVLFHYLPLLWRFHKVHHIDLDYDVTTGLRFHPVEIVLSMLIKFMAVFLVGAPVLAVIIFEIVLNCTSLFNHGNIRLPRYFDKFLRLFMVTPDTHRVHHSTILKETNSNFGFNLIWWDKLMGTYLAQPKKGHIDMDIGLSEYTNPKQTQNLISMLKIPFLKK